TTATTACATGATGCTTTGAAAGAATACGCGCTAATATTTGTGAAGTCCATTGATCAGGAATAGTTTTTTGACGTTCTGTATGAATAGCTTTTTGTAAAAATTCATCTGGTGATTCTACATCTGCAAGATTCTTATAGAAACCTTCACCACCATGTCCATCTCTACAGCCAGCAACCATTATAATAACACCATTTTCTTTATTTGTAGCCTCTGCTGCTGTCATTCCCTTTACCGCTTGATAAATATTTTGGTCAAGTGGATATCCACCATTAGTTGATACTGCTATATCACAAGACTTCCCTTTAACTCTAGCAAGATCACGCACAAAATCACAACCAGTTTCATGTGCTTTTTCAAGATCTCCAGCAAAAGAACCTATGATCTTCTTATCACCATCAAGAACAACATTTAATATAAACTTAAGACCAGCCTTTTTTGCTGCATAAACCATATCCTCATGAATTGGATTGAATTTTATATTACCAGTACGTGCTTTATTTGAATCTATAAATTCTCCACAATGGTTTGCCATAATTGTTTTATATGATGCTACTCCAGGTAATACAGACTTACGTCCTCCTGAAAAGCCTGCGAAAAAGTGAGATTCAATAAATCCTTCTGATATAAGCAAATCAGCTTCTGCTGCTATTCTATTAATGATGCAAGGACCACCTGAAGGAAGTGTTCCTATTCTAACCATAGCTGAATCATCAGTTGAAATATGCATTACTATATTTTCATTTTCAACAATTTCTTCACCATACTTATCTACTAATTCTTCATGAGTTGATGGACGATGAAATCCTGTAGCTACAAGTATTGTTATTTTTGCGTTTGGTTCTACACTACGAATACGGCGAAGTAAAATTGGTGTGATAATTTTTGAAGGAACAGGACGTGTATGGTCTGAACTAATCAAAACAATGTTTTTCTTTCCACATACTAATTCTTCTAATTTAGATGAGCCTATAGGGTTATCTAAGGATTTCTCCACTATTTCATTTTGAGATAATTCGCTCTTGTAATTTTCTGCTTTTGAAGTTAAAATCCCAGCTAAATTTTCTTTATTTATTTGGGCAATAATTTGTTTTTTATCATAAGGTAATTTTATATTGGCATATTCCATGTTACTATCATCCTCTCTATTTATTAACTTAATTTACATTTCGAGATTATTATAGTTCAACCATGTAATCTTGTATAGCCAAATAAAAAGATAGCTGACATAAGAAAAATTCATGACAAAATTATTCTCATATCAACATAGTTTTCTGATTTAATACAAAAAAACATTCAAAGAATCCTCATAATTAAAAATTTATCAAAATCTTTGAGTTGTTTAATTGCTATTATTTTGAATTGTATAATTTTATAACGTAATCAATAAATAATTTTATTGCACGATACTTAGGATTTTCTTTTTTATAAAGTAGAAAGGCTTTTATACTATATGGTGGTTCAATATTATAATATCCATCTTCACAGCTAAACCCAAGAGTATTAAGAAGACGTTCTGTAATAATGGCTCCTGCAGTATTTTCTTTACAATATTGAATAATTGCATATGGTGATGAAATTTGAGCTGCTATTATGGGTGATATTTCTGCACTATCAAAGTACGGACCTATCAATTTATTTATAAAATTATCTGGTGGATATTTAACTAAAGGCTTTTTAAGCATAGTTTCCAATTTCACTTTACTTTTTATTTCTTTAATGTTAGGTGCAAAATACACCATTTTATCTACTCTAAATAACGTTTTTTGAAAATTGTCCAAAATCTCGTCACTCGCAAGAAAAGTAGATACAACATCAATTTTTCCGTTATTTAAAGACCTTATAAGGTCATCTTTTTCCATACTATAAACAGTAATTAATATATTTTTATTATTTTTAAAATAATCAATATACTGATTCATAAGTATATCTCCAAGTGAAGTGAGCACTCCCACTTTTAATTCTACAGGCTTTTCACCACTTATTTGTTGAAAATTATAAATTGTCCCAACTAATTCAGGAAGTATACTATTTATTCTTTTATAAAAAACCTCCCCTTCTTTTGTTAGCTGGCTGCCTCGATTGGAACGTAAAATAAGCTTTACTCCCAAGGTTTCTTCAAGTTTTTTCATTTGAAAACTAAAAGCTGACTGAGTTATATTAGCTTGATTAGCTGCAAGCGTAAAATTTTGAACTTTGGCATAAATTATAAAATTCTCTAGCTCTTGAATACTAGGCAACTCTTTTATTTAAAACACCCCCTATTTAGTTAATGCTATTTTTACTCATATGTACCTCTTGCAATAATATCATAAAATATAGCCTACTTAAAGTTTATAAAAATACATTTCAAGTAGGCTATATTTTATAATTATTATTTTTTGTTTTTCTTTAATTTACTTTCTTTTGGAGTAACTATCTGTTCATATCCTTCAATCTTATGGTCTAAGCGTGCTAAGGTCTTTTTCATATCTTCCATCTTTTCCTTAAGATGTCTGCGTTGTTCAATCAAAAGTTCTTTTCTTGCCTCCACCGTTGTATCTCCTTGTTTAAATAATGTAACATATTCAATCAACACTTCAATTGGGAGTCCTGAAATCCTCATACATTTAATAAACTCTACCCATCTACAATCTTCTTCAGTATAATCTCTAATTCCACTTTTGCTACGATTTACAGTTGGAATTAGTCCAATACGTTCATAATATCTAAGTGTATCTTGTGAAAGATCAAATTTTTTACTTACATCTTTAATCGTCACTAATTTCTCCTCCTAATACAAAATATTATATATAAAACTTTAACACTTGATGTTAACTCCATGTCAAGTGTTTTATATTTTTATTATGTAAAATAAAAAGTATATCTATGGATGTATTTTTTGTTTAATAAAATCCTCCGATAGATAGACGAAACAGAACTCTTTTAACATTATAATGTTTTATATAGTTGTCTATTATTTAATAAATTCAAATTATTAACAACAACATTTACACTAGGAGGTCTATATAAATGAATCAATATAGTTATTTAATAATTGGTATACTTCTTATACTACTTATATTTTACAATCAAATAAGGGTACGTCAGGTACGTCAGGATATGAAATTAACCTTACCTATAATTATGTTTATATTGGGCGTACTGAATTTCAAAAGTTATATTAGTACTAATTCCTTAACGACTATGGCTTTATTATCTATTGCCATAAGTTTTTCTGTTTTAGCCTTTGGTATGGCAGCTATCAGAGCTTACACAGTTAAATTATGGAGTGATAATAATATAATATATCGTAAAGGAACGTGGCTAACTATAGTGTTATGGATTATTTCAATAGCATTACATATAATTCTTAATAAAATAGGTCATATTGGTCAATCTACTTCTCTAATTTATTTTGCTATAACATTCACTGTGCAAAGTTTTATAGTTCAAAATCGTGTAAAACGTATGTTTTTTTAATATAACCTTACCTATATTTTTATTTTTAAATATTATAACAAGTATATCTCTAGATAGATGACAAAATTTTTATTTTTTGATAAAATATAATACACACTTTAAGTAAAGGGAAGTGAAACCTTTGAAGCTTATTAATAAAATATCTACTTCTAAATTAGTTCGTTTAGCAGCAAGTATTGCCTTAATATTTTTTTATCATAAACTTTTTAAAAATCTCAATCTGGTAACTTCTCTTATTTTATTCTTTATATTATTTCTAGAGATATTTTTACTTTTAACTAAAGAAACCTGGTGGAGTAACATAAAATATATAATATTCTATTTTTTAATTATTTCTTTAGCTGTAATTTCAAAATTTAGTTATAATACAGATACTTCCACAATCTTATATCCTGCCATATGGATACTAGGGTCCTTAGAACGTAAATATGACAAATTATCTATGTTACTTGCATCCTTAATTACAATTATTATATTTTTAATGTCCCCCATTTCATACTTATCTTTCCAATCATTGTTTGCCTTGATAGGTATTTTCTTTGGTATACGAAGTATTAAAATTAGAAAAGAAGCTTATAAAAAACTAGAGGAAGCACATTCAGAGCTTTTACAATCATCTGTAACCTCGATGAAATATGCAGCTCTTGAAGAAAGAACCAGGCTATCTAGAGAAATTCATGATGGCATAGGTCATCAACTTACTTCGCTTATTGTACAACTTCAAGCTCTTGAGCTTATGTTACCAAATGATCCAAAGGAAGCCTCTAAATTAGTTTCTCAATTACTACAAATATCCCGTAATGCAATGGCTGAAGTACGTATTGCAGTAAAAGAATGGTCTGATGATGAAATGGGCTTAGGTCTTATAGCCTTAAAAGGATTAATCTCCCAAACGCAAGCTCGTTCATCTATTCAGTTTAGTTTTTGTGAAGACTCAGAAATATCTGAATGGTCAATGGAAACTAGCACTGTTCTCTATAGAATTCTTCAAGAATCCTTAACTAATATATTACGTCACTCAAATGCCAACTCTGCTCAAATACATATGAGTGAAATAAATGATAATATTATATTATCAATATCTGACGATGGTAAGTATATAGGTGATACACCTTTAAAACCCGGCTTTGGTATAAGTGGAATTGTTAATAGATGTGAATCACTAGGAGGTACTTGTTCTATTACCCCAAATAGTCCACATGGTCTAAAGGTTCAAGTAATTATTCCATGCAATTCAACTAACTACAAAGAATAATACTTTCAATGGAGGAAATAAAGTATGTTAAAAAATAATAAAATCAAATTATTCATTGCTGATGATCAACCAATAATAATTCAGGGATTGCGCTATATTCTAAATACTCAAAATGATATGGAAGTAGTTGGAGAAGCCACTAATGGTGAGGAAGTTATAAAAAAAGTACTGAAAACTAGCCCTGATGTTGTACTTATGGATATACAAATGCCAAACCGCAGCGGAATAGAATCTACTCATATTATACTTAATACACTCCCAAACATAAAAATAGTGCTTCTTACAACTTTCGATGTTCAAGAATATGTTTTTGACGGTATTCGAGCAGGTGCTGTAGGTTACTTACTAAAAGACACTGATACTAAAGAGCTTCTTGATAGTATTCGTTGGGTTTATCAAGGTCAGGCAATATATCGTACAACAACAGCCAGTAAGGCATTAGCTCAAGCGTTAATAAATAATACTACATCAAAAACAGAAAATGGTAAACAATTAAACCTTCCTGAACCTTTAACTGACCGTGAAATTGATGTTCTTCAACAAATGGCTTACGGACGTCGAAATTCAGAAATATCTAATATTCTTAATATATCTGAGGGAACTGTAAAAACTCACGTTCACCGTATAATTCAAAAACTTGGTGCATACGATCGTACACAAGCAGTTGTATTTGCCATAAGACAACATATAGTTAAATAATAATTAGAAATTTCTCTTTGCAATAAAGACATTATAAAGTTCATACCACTCTTCTTTATTCATTTCTTTAGCCTGTTTAATAGCTGCCCTACAATTTTGAATTACATCTGTATTTATTGTTCTGAGGACAGGTTGAATCATAGCAGGATGCTTCATTAACCACCCAAGTACAATTACTTCTAAAGTGGTTTCTTTTTCCTTTGCCACTTTTTCTAATAATCTTTTTGCCTGAAAATCCACTTCTGAAATATTCTCCACAATATTGCCATCATATATTCCATTTTCCAATGACAAGTATGCTTGAATTTGTATATCCTTTAAATTACAATATTCAATAATTCCATCTGAAAAGTTTATATTCATACCAGTATTTTGATTAACAATTATGGATTCTTTGCAATATGAATTTAAATATTTAATTTGTTCAGTATTCATATTAGAAACACCGAAATGTTTAACCTTACCTAAATCTATTAGTTTATCAAAGGTCTCTGATATCTCCTCTGCCTCCATAAGAGGATCTGCTCCAGGTATAATAAGTATATCTAAATATTCTGTATTTAATCTCTTTAATATTTCATCTACTGAATTCAAAATATATTTTTTTGATAAATCATAATACTTAATATTTTTTTCAGCTGTATAATAGCTACCACAC
The Clostridium felsineum DSM 794 DNA segment above includes these coding regions:
- a CDS encoding LysR family transcriptional regulator, giving the protein MPSIQELENFIIYAKVQNFTLAANQANITQSAFSFQMKKLEETLGVKLILRSNRGSQLTKEGEVFYKRINSILPELVGTIYNFQQISGEKPVELKVGVLTSLGDILMNQYIDYFKNNKNILITVYSMEKDDLIRSLNNGKIDVVSTFLASDEILDNFQKTLFRVDKMVYFAPNIKEIKSKVKLETMLKKPLVKYPPDNFINKLIGPYFDSAEISPIIAAQISSPYAIIQYCKENTAGAIITERLLNTLGFSCEDGYYNIEPPYSIKAFLLYKKENPKYRAIKLFIDYVIKLYNSK
- a CDS encoding aldo/keto reductase, encoding MNIIMKEMPLEKRKITSSRLILGCSGFTNNFNKNAYTKEELLKAEKAVDAALATGITMFDCSDSYCMGKAEMMFGEILSSNSNLRENIIIQSKCGSYYTAEKNIKYYDLSKKYILNSVDEILKRLNTEYLDILIIPGADPLMEAEEISETFDKLIDLGKVKHFGVSNMNTEQIKYLNSYCKESIIVNQNTGMNINFSDGIIEYCNLKDIQIQAYLSLENGIYDGNIVENISEVDFQAKRLLEKVAKEKETTLEVIVLGWLMKHPAMIQPVLRTINTDVIQNCRAAIKQAKEMNKEEWYELYNVFIAKRNF
- a CDS encoding sensor histidine kinase; amino-acid sequence: MKLINKISTSKLVRLAASIALIFFYHKLFKNLNLVTSLILFFILFLEIFLLLTKETWWSNIKYIIFYFLIISLAVISKFSYNTDTSTILYPAIWILGSLERKYDKLSMLLASLITIIIFLMSPISYLSFQSLFALIGIFFGIRSIKIRKEAYKKLEEAHSELLQSSVTSMKYAALEERTRLSREIHDGIGHQLTSLIVQLQALELMLPNDPKEASKLVSQLLQISRNAMAEVRIAVKEWSDDEMGLGLIALKGLISQTQARSSIQFSFCEDSEISEWSMETSTVLYRILQESLTNILRHSNANSAQIHMSEINDNIILSISDDGKYIGDTPLKPGFGISGIVNRCESLGGTCSITPNSPHGLKVQVIIPCNSTNYKE
- a CDS encoding MerR family transcriptional regulator, with product MTIKDVSKKFDLSQDTLRYYERIGLIPTVNRSKSGIRDYTEEDCRWVEFIKCMRISGLPIEVLIEYVTLFKQGDTTVEARKELLIEQRRHLKEKMEDMKKTLARLDHKIEGYEQIVTPKESKLKKNKK
- the larA gene encoding nickel-dependent lactate racemase; translation: MEYANIKLPYDKKQIIAQINKENLAGILTSKAENYKSELSQNEIVEKSLDNPIGSSKLEELVCGKKNIVLISSDHTRPVPSKIITPILLRRIRSVEPNAKITILVATGFHRPSTHEELVDKYGEEIVENENIVMHISTDDSAMVRIGTLPSGGPCIINRIAAEADLLISEGFIESHFFAGFSGGRKSVLPGVASYKTIMANHCGEFIDSNKARTGNIKFNPIHEDMVYAAKKAGLKFILNVVLDGDKKIIGSFAGDLEKAHETGCDFVRDLARVKGKSCDIAVSTNGGYPLDQNIYQAVKGMTAAEATNKENGVIIMVAGCRDGHGGEGFYKNLADVESPDEFLQKAIHTERQKTIPDQWTSQILARILSKHHVIMVSDLVDPELIENMHMELKTTFEEALRRAYEIEGENAKVTVIPDGLSVIVE
- a CDS encoding response regulator transcription factor — its product is MLKNNKIKLFIADDQPIIIQGLRYILNTQNDMEVVGEATNGEEVIKKVLKTSPDVVLMDIQMPNRSGIESTHIILNTLPNIKIVLLTTFDVQEYVFDGIRAGAVGYLLKDTDTKELLDSIRWVYQGQAIYRTTTASKALAQALINNTTSKTENGKQLNLPEPLTDREIDVLQQMAYGRRNSEISNILNISEGTVKTHVHRIIQKLGAYDRTQAVVFAIRQHIVK